In the genome of Azospirillaceae bacterium, the window TGACGTGCAAAGCCAAGCTTATGACAGTAGGCCGTTCCGCTCGTATGCACCGTCCTATCCCCCGGCTGCCAAGCGGTGATGTGCAGGTTGAGCTACTAATCTCCCGCCAATATACCTGACACCTCACGCAGCATAGCGGACGGGCTCGGGCCGGAAGTAAGCCCGGATGCGCTGTGGCGAGCGCTGGATGGCGCGCAGCACCGACCGGGTCCGCTCGACCAGTTCCTGCTCGGAACCCGACTGCGGCTGCTGCCGCAGCTGCTGCTTCAGGTCGTTGTTCAGGTATTCGCTCGGGTTGTGGTCCGGCGCATAGGACGGCAGGTAAAAGATCTCGATCTCGTGCGCATGGCTCGTGACCCACGCCTGAACCTTGTGGGCCTTATGTACCTTCAGATTGTCGACGATCAGGATGACCTTCTGTCCGGCATCTTTGATCAGCCGCCGCAGAAAGGCGATGAACCGGTCAGCATTCAGGGCACCTTCATAGAGCATGAAGCGCATCAGCCCACGATTGCTCACCGCCGAGATCATGCTGCGGGTAATCCGCTTGGTGCTGCGCGTGATCACGGGGGTCTGGCCCTTCGGCGCGTACGAGCGCCCGATCTGGTCTTGATTGGAGATGCCGGTCTCGTTGCCCCAGTAGATCACCGCCCGCATGGCTTTG includes:
- a CDS encoding IS630 family transposase; amino-acid sequence: AQGEQGVLDGRRVSPRRGKGALSAEEAQQARAWIVEQTPDQLDLPFGLWTSRAVRELIARRLGQQLGLTAVQLYLQRWGLTPQKPLVRARQRQPAAIAAWLATSYPAIAKRAKAMRAVIYWGNETGISNQDQIGRSYAPKGQTPVITRSTKRITRSMISAVSNRGLMRFMLYEGALNADRFIAFLRRLIKDAGQKVILIVDNLKVHKAHKVQAWVTSHAHEIEIFYLPSYAPDHNPSEYLNNDLKQQLRQQPQSGSEQELVERTRSVLRAIQRSPQRIRAYFRPEPVRYAA